From a region of the Zingiber officinale cultivar Zhangliang chromosome 4B, Zo_v1.1, whole genome shotgun sequence genome:
- the LOC121976377 gene encoding glucan endo-1,3-beta-glucosidase 6-like, translated as MASLRSAKILFCWGFLLQRWLLLVDSAIGVNWGTVSSHRLPPPVVVDLLKANKIGKVKLFGADPDVLRALRGSGIEVMVGIPNELLGVLASSATASDLWVSQNVTRYMGKGGADIRYVAVGNEPFLSSYQGQYQSLVLPAMLNIQQSLARVNLAGYTKVVIPCNADAYQSASVPSEGMFRPELTQIMTQLVSFLNSNGSPFVVNIYPFLSLYQSADFPQDYAFFEGSSHPVVDGQNVYYNAFDGNYDTLVAALNKIGYGQMPIAIGEVGWPTEGASYANITAAWTFNQGLINHVLSGKGTPLRPGIPPVDVYIFSLLDEEQKSTLPGNFERHWGIYSFDGQAKYNLNLGSGNALLKNAKNVPYLPSRWCVINPMQDPTAVTNHMKLACSVADCTTLYYGGSCNAIGDKGNISYAFNSYYQLQKQDSRSCNFDGLGMITFLDPSISECRFLVGISDSSCSCVGCGVCCALWIMAFWVVIYLRVMNSL; from the exons ATGGCTTCTCTCCGTTCGGCGAAGATCCTGTTTTGTTGGGGATTTCTCCTTCAGCGATGGCTCCTTTTGGTGGATTCCGCCATCGGCGTCAACTGGGGGACGGTGTCCTCCCACCGGCTTCCGCCGCCAGTAGTAGTGGATCTCCTGAAGGCGAACAAGATCGGGAAAGTGAAGCTGTTCGGCGCGGATCCTGATGTCCTCCGGGCGCTGAGGGGGAGCGGCATCGAGGTTATGGTGGGGATTCCGAACGAGTTGCTGGGCGTCTTAGCGTCTTCAGCCACTGCTTCCGATCTGTGGGTGAGTCAGAATGTGACCAGGTACATGGGCAAAGGCGGCGCCGACATCAG ATATGTTGCGGTTGGAAATGAGCCTTTCCTCTCAAGCTATCAAGGCCAATATCAATCACTCGTACTACCAGCAATGCTCAACATTCAGCAATCATTAGCGAGAGTAAATCTTGCAGGTTATACAAAAGTAGTCATCCCTTGCAACGCTGATGCTTATCAATCAGCATCTGTTCCTTCTGAAGGAATGTTTCGGCCTGAACTGACGCAGATAATGACTCAACTCGTCTCATTTCTTAACTCGAATGGCTCCCCCTTTGTTGTCAACATTTATCCGTTTCTAAGTCTATACCAAAGTGCAGATTTCCCACAAGATTATGCTTTTTTTGAGGGTTCTTCTCATCCTGTGGTCGATGGACAAAACGTTTACTACAACGCGTTCGATGGCAATTATGATACCTTAGTTGCTGCTCTCAACAAAATTGGTTATGGGCAAATGCCTATAGCCATTGGTGAGGTGGGTTGGCCGACAGAAGGAGCATCATATGCAAATATAACTGCTGCATGGACTTTCAACCAAGGCCTAATCAATCATGTTTTGAGCGGCAAAGGAACGCCTTTAAGGCCGGGAATTCCTCCAGTCGATGTATACATCTTCAGTCTTCTTGATGAAGAGCAAAAGAGCACATTGCCTGGGAACTTCGAACGCCACTGGGGGATTTACTCCTTCGATGGCCAGGCTAAGTACAACTTGAACCTCGGGTCAGGCAATGCCCTGTTGAAGAATGCTAAAAATGTTCCATACCTTCCATCAAGGTGGTGTGTTATCAATCCGATGCAGGATCCAACCGCTGTCACAAACCACATGAAGCTTGCGTGCAGCGTTGCTGATTGCACGACCCTCTACTATGGAGGATCCTGCAATGCGATCGGTGACAAGGGGAACATTTCGTATGCCTTCAACAGCTACTATCAGCTGCAGAAGCAGGACTCAAGGAGCTGCAACTTTGATGGCCTCGGGATGATTACGTTTCTCGATCCATCGATTAGCGAATGTCGGTTTCTTGTCGGAATTAGTGACAGTAGCTGCTCCTGTGTTGGATGTGGAGTCTGTTGTGCCTTGTGGATCATGGCATTTTGGGTAGTCATCTATCTTAGAGTTATGAATTCCCTGTAG